In Oryza sativa Japonica Group chromosome 11, ASM3414082v1, the following are encoded in one genomic region:
- the LOC4350061 gene encoding uncharacterized protein isoform X2, with protein sequence MDPTDITFRLLEEITDGFSEERKIGQGAYGTVYKGEFRNGKEIAVKMLHNDTLGFDDKQFENEFQNLMRLEHPNIVRLVAYCYETQHKYAEYKGRIVFAAIIHRALCFEYLTGGSLENHLSDEFHGLDWPTRFKIIKGTCEGLKYLHEGLKPPIYHLDLKPGNILLDKNMVPKLADFGLSKLFTEEKTRVTQTPIGTVGYLPPEYIEKNVLSNKLDIFSLGVVMLNVIAGPRGRSRSAEMSSQEFTDLVLGNWTVRLQATWNGSSLEAYRQQVKTCTEIALKCVEIDRHKRPNILDIVNKINETETMIGKLPISHGSEVRFVNDHREKQTSYSDEFITLESRLASHLNLSDTQVNQEAYHHNGSSFKEKEEDREVHQIIPMENPDIPIDAHPTEPWILTGNIFGSVDILNCDTQETVNLLQSSFGPRASAAKLIARKQWLVVGYHDGFIRVYTYESPVQQVKRFKAHSWNITCLDVHPTEPYVLSVGLLDPIKMWDWNKGWECIRMFDMQGVLAHGIKFNPHDSYKFAAASMMNVQVWNFRSSRREFTLFGHGSAVSCFDYFTRGNQQYIITGSLDKTARIWDCKSRTCVQILIGHMDCVTCVCSHPDLPILLTGSNDETVRLWNSITFKLEGVLDFELGKVGAIVCLKGSKRVVIGHQAGLVITEIRNEQPGPSNREYIFQKTN encoded by the exons ATGGACCCAACGGATATAACATTCCGATTGTTAGAAGAAATTACAGATGGATTCTCCGAGGAGCGAAAAATTGGTCAAGGTGCATATGGAACAGTTTATAAG GGAGAGTTTAGAAATGGAAAAGAGATTGCAGTGAAGATGCTTCATAATGATACTCTAGGATTTGACGATAAGCAATTCGAGAATGAATTTCAGAACCTTATGAGGCTCGAGCATCCAAATATTGTACGGCTAGTTGCCTACTGCTATGAAACACAACATAAATACGCAGAGTACAAAGGAAGAATAGTTTTTGCTGCAATAATACATAGAGCGCTCTGCTTCGAGTATTTAACCGGTGGAAGCCTTGAGAATCATCTTTCAG ACGAATTTCATGGTCTTGACTGGCCTACACGGTTCAAAATTATTAAAGGGACATGTGAGGGTTTAAAATATCTCCACGAGGGACTGAAGCCACCTATTTACCATTTGGATCTTAAACCGGGCAATATATTGCTGGACAAGAACATGGTGCCAAAACTTGCGGATTTTGGATTGTCCAAGCTCTTCACCGAAGAGAAAACAAGGGTCACACAAACTCCAATTGGGACAGT CGGATACCTGCCGCCAGAATACATAGAGAAGAATGTACTCTCAAACAAGCTAGACATATTCAGCTTGGGTGTTGTAATGCTAAACGTAATTGCAGGACCTAGAGGGCGCTCTAGAAGTGCTGAAATGTCTTCCCAAGAATTTACTGATCTA GTACTAGGAAATTGGACAGTCAGGTTACAAGCAACATGGAATGGTTCCTCATTGGAAGCATATCGCCAACAGGTGAAGACGTGCACTGAAATAGCTCTGAAATGTGTGGAGATTGATAGACACAAAAGACCCAATATTTTGGATATCGTCAATAAGATTAATGAGACAGAAACTATGATTGGCAAG TTGCCGATAAGCCATGGCTCAGAGGTCCGGTTCGTCAACGACCACCGCGAGAAGCAAACCTCATACAGCGACGAGTTTATCACCCTTGAGAGCAGGTTGGCCAGCCATTTGAACTTAAGTGACACCCAAGTAAACCAAGAAGCTTATCACCATAACGGTTCTTCTTtcaaagagaaagaagaggacCGAGAGGTGCATCAG ATCATTCCAATGGAAAATCCTGACATTCCCATAGATGCGCATCCCACTGAGCCATG GATTTTGACAGGCAATATTTTTGGCTCAGTCGACATCCTGAACTGTGATACACAA GAAACAGTGAACCTGCTTCAAAGCTCATTTGGACCAAGAG CTAGCGCAGCCAAGTTGATTGCGCGGAAGCAATGGCTTGTGGTTGGATATCATGATGGTTTCATAAGAGTGTACACATACGAATCCCCTGTACAGCAAGTGAAGAGATTCAAAGCTCATTCATGGAACATCACCTGTTTGGACGTTCATCCAACTGAGCCTTATGTGCTGTCGGTCGGCTTGCTTGACCCAATTAAGATGTGGGACTGGAACAAGGGCTGGGAGTGCATTAGGATGTTTGACATGCAAGGTGTCCTAGCACATGGAATCAAATTTAACCCGCACGATTCATACAAATTTGCGGCTGCTTCCATGATGAATGTACAG GTTTGGAATTTCCGTTCTTCCCGTCGTGAATTCACATTGTTTGGGCATGGATCTGCAGTGAGCTGTTTCGATTACTTCACTCGTGGAAATCAGCAATACATAATAACTGGTTCTTTGGACAAAACGGCTAGG ATCTGGGACTGCAAGAGCAGGACTTGTGTTCAAATACTCATAGGGCATATGGATTGTGTTACCTGTGTTTGTTCCCATCCAGACCTGCCAATCCTACTTACAGGTTCTAATGATGAGACAGTTCGTCTGTGGAACTCAATTACCTTCAA GCTTGAGGGTGTACTGGACTTTGAACTTGGAAAAGTCGGCGCTATAGTTTGTTTGAAGGGTTCAAAACG GGTTGTGATAGGTCATCAGGCTGGACTAGTAATTACTGAAATTCGTAATGAACAACCTGGTCCCAGCAACAG GGAATATATCTTTCAGAAGACCAATTGA
- the LOC4350061 gene encoding uncharacterized protein isoform X1: MSEEDDEERSLWVVSGDPIAMMDQPFDFNYSESFYLLSDEEITDGFSEERKIGQGAYGTVYKGEFRNGKEIAVKMLHNDTLGFDDKQFENEFQNLMRLEHPNIVRLVAYCYETQHKYAEYKGRIVFAAIIHRALCFEYLTGGSLENHLSDEFHGLDWPTRFKIIKGTCEGLKYLHEGLKPPIYHLDLKPGNILLDKNMVPKLADFGLSKLFTEEKTRVTQTPIGTVGYLPPEYIEKNVLSNKLDIFSLGVVMLNVIAGPRGRSRSAEMSSQEFTDLVLGNWTVRLQATWNGSSLEAYRQQVKTCTEIALKCVEIDRHKRPNILDIVNKINETETMIGKLPISHGSEVRFVNDHREKQTSYSDEFITLESRLASHLNLSDTQVNQEAYHHNGSSFKEKEEDREVHQIIPMENPDIPIDAHPTEPWILTGNIFGSVDILNCDTQETVNLLQSSFGPRASAAKLIARKQWLVVGYHDGFIRVYTYESPVQQVKRFKAHSWNITCLDVHPTEPYVLSVGLLDPIKMWDWNKGWECIRMFDMQGVLAHGIKFNPHDSYKFAAASMMNVQVWNFRSSRREFTLFGHGSAVSCFDYFTRGNQQYIITGSLDKTARIWDCKSRTCVQILIGHMDCVTCVCSHPDLPILLTGSNDETVRLWNSITFKLEGVLDFELGKVGAIVCLKGSKRVVIGHQAGLVITEIRNEQPGPSNREYIFQKTN; the protein is encoded by the exons atgagcgaagaagatgatgaggagAGGAGCTTATgggtggtgagtggtgacccCATTGCCATGATGGACCAACCCTTCGATTTCAATTATTCTGAGAGTTTTTACTTGTTGAGCGACG AAGAAATTACAGATGGATTCTCCGAGGAGCGAAAAATTGGTCAAGGTGCATATGGAACAGTTTATAAG GGAGAGTTTAGAAATGGAAAAGAGATTGCAGTGAAGATGCTTCATAATGATACTCTAGGATTTGACGATAAGCAATTCGAGAATGAATTTCAGAACCTTATGAGGCTCGAGCATCCAAATATTGTACGGCTAGTTGCCTACTGCTATGAAACACAACATAAATACGCAGAGTACAAAGGAAGAATAGTTTTTGCTGCAATAATACATAGAGCGCTCTGCTTCGAGTATTTAACCGGTGGAAGCCTTGAGAATCATCTTTCAG ACGAATTTCATGGTCTTGACTGGCCTACACGGTTCAAAATTATTAAAGGGACATGTGAGGGTTTAAAATATCTCCACGAGGGACTGAAGCCACCTATTTACCATTTGGATCTTAAACCGGGCAATATATTGCTGGACAAGAACATGGTGCCAAAACTTGCGGATTTTGGATTGTCCAAGCTCTTCACCGAAGAGAAAACAAGGGTCACACAAACTCCAATTGGGACAGT CGGATACCTGCCGCCAGAATACATAGAGAAGAATGTACTCTCAAACAAGCTAGACATATTCAGCTTGGGTGTTGTAATGCTAAACGTAATTGCAGGACCTAGAGGGCGCTCTAGAAGTGCTGAAATGTCTTCCCAAGAATTTACTGATCTA GTACTAGGAAATTGGACAGTCAGGTTACAAGCAACATGGAATGGTTCCTCATTGGAAGCATATCGCCAACAGGTGAAGACGTGCACTGAAATAGCTCTGAAATGTGTGGAGATTGATAGACACAAAAGACCCAATATTTTGGATATCGTCAATAAGATTAATGAGACAGAAACTATGATTGGCAAG TTGCCGATAAGCCATGGCTCAGAGGTCCGGTTCGTCAACGACCACCGCGAGAAGCAAACCTCATACAGCGACGAGTTTATCACCCTTGAGAGCAGGTTGGCCAGCCATTTGAACTTAAGTGACACCCAAGTAAACCAAGAAGCTTATCACCATAACGGTTCTTCTTtcaaagagaaagaagaggacCGAGAGGTGCATCAG ATCATTCCAATGGAAAATCCTGACATTCCCATAGATGCGCATCCCACTGAGCCATG GATTTTGACAGGCAATATTTTTGGCTCAGTCGACATCCTGAACTGTGATACACAA GAAACAGTGAACCTGCTTCAAAGCTCATTTGGACCAAGAG CTAGCGCAGCCAAGTTGATTGCGCGGAAGCAATGGCTTGTGGTTGGATATCATGATGGTTTCATAAGAGTGTACACATACGAATCCCCTGTACAGCAAGTGAAGAGATTCAAAGCTCATTCATGGAACATCACCTGTTTGGACGTTCATCCAACTGAGCCTTATGTGCTGTCGGTCGGCTTGCTTGACCCAATTAAGATGTGGGACTGGAACAAGGGCTGGGAGTGCATTAGGATGTTTGACATGCAAGGTGTCCTAGCACATGGAATCAAATTTAACCCGCACGATTCATACAAATTTGCGGCTGCTTCCATGATGAATGTACAG GTTTGGAATTTCCGTTCTTCCCGTCGTGAATTCACATTGTTTGGGCATGGATCTGCAGTGAGCTGTTTCGATTACTTCACTCGTGGAAATCAGCAATACATAATAACTGGTTCTTTGGACAAAACGGCTAGG ATCTGGGACTGCAAGAGCAGGACTTGTGTTCAAATACTCATAGGGCATATGGATTGTGTTACCTGTGTTTGTTCCCATCCAGACCTGCCAATCCTACTTACAGGTTCTAATGATGAGACAGTTCGTCTGTGGAACTCAATTACCTTCAA GCTTGAGGGTGTACTGGACTTTGAACTTGGAAAAGTCGGCGCTATAGTTTGTTTGAAGGGTTCAAAACG GGTTGTGATAGGTCATCAGGCTGGACTAGTAATTACTGAAATTCGTAATGAACAACCTGGTCCCAGCAACAG GGAATATATCTTTCAGAAGACCAATTGA